Within the Calderihabitans maritimus genome, the region TGCGCCTGGCGCTAGCAGGAATTTTGTTGAGCATGTTTCTGGGACCACGGCTTTATTCCGGCCCTTTGGCCATGGTTCTTTTGTACTTCACGGCGGTACACGCAGTCTTTCTGGCCATTCCGCGGTTCGCCCTGCCGGCTACTCCGGTCATATTTGTATTTGCCGCCTACCTGGCCGTCAAGGCGATAGGGTTTCTGACCGGTCTTCCAAAGAGAGCCATGGGGTTCTGAGGTCCTGTTTTAAGGTGATAAGATGAGCGGGCGCTACCTGGTGGTCATCCCTGCCTACAACGAAGGGCAAAATATCGGCAGTGTTTTGGAAGATCTGCGCACTCAAATGCCCCACCTGGACCGCATCGTCATCAACGACGGGTCTCACGATACAACGGAGGCAGTGGTGCGGGAAATGGGTGAAAAGGTAATTACTCTTCCCTACAATCTCAGGTACGGAGCCGCCCTGCAGACGGGATTTAAATATGCTCTCTGCCACAACTATGATCATGTGATTCAATTTGACGGGGACGGGCAGCACGACGCGAGAGAAATTGAAAAGCTCATGCGGGCGAGGGTGGAAGAGGGTGCTGACCTGGTCATCGGTTCTCGTTTCCTGGACGAGGCGCCTTACGCCATGGGATTTATCCGCCGGACCGGGGTTACTTTGCTGCGGTGGCTAACCTGGCGGCTCGCCGGGCAACGGATAACAGATCCCACTTCCGGATTTCAACTGCTCAGCCGGAAAGTCTTCGCTTACTATGCCCAAAAGGATAATTTTCCCCGGGATTTTCCCGATGCCAACGTTCTCATCTATATGAAACGGGCTGGAATTAAAATTACGGAAGTGCCGGTGCGTATGAAACAGCGCAGGAGAGGGAAGAGCATGCACTCCGGCTGGAAGGTTGTTATTTATGTATTTAAAATGCTTGTAAGTATGCTTGTAGCTTCCCTGCGCCAGACACCTGATCAACTGAGGGATGAGCCGTGAATCCACGTTTTCACTTGCTTGCTGCTGCCATCGGCCTCAGTTTAGGAATTTTTATCTTCCGCCTGGTGCTGAAAAGACGCCTGGAAGAAAAATATTT harbors:
- a CDS encoding glycosyltransferase family 2 protein codes for the protein MSGRYLVVIPAYNEGQNIGSVLEDLRTQMPHLDRIVINDGSHDTTEAVVREMGEKVITLPYNLRYGAALQTGFKYALCHNYDHVIQFDGDGQHDAREIEKLMRARVEEGADLVIGSRFLDEAPYAMGFIRRTGVTLLRWLTWRLAGQRITDPTSGFQLLSRKVFAYYAQKDNFPRDFPDANVLIYMKRAGIKITEVPVRMKQRRRGKSMHSGWKVVIYVFKMLVSMLVASLRQTPDQLRDEP